Below is a window of Camelina sativa cultivar DH55 chromosome 11, Cs, whole genome shotgun sequence DNA.
GACTTAGAATGGTTCTGCAGATGATTACGATGGTTTCAAGTGTCAAGACAACACAACAGAACATGTAGACAAAAGCAaatgtaccaaaaaaaaacgggaaggcaGTCCATTAGGTTCAAGAGTGATGCTTACTTAATACAGACGTGTATCAATTGTGATGAGAAAGAAGACAGAAGTAGATACTAGATAGGCTCAAAAACTACAGATATGAGAATTGTAGCTAGTTTGCAGCAGCTTCTACATTTGGCCGAAAGCAACAAAGTTTATTACAGAGAATGGTTAAGAAAAGTGAAGCTGCTTCTTACAGAAAAGCATATACCGTTCGATTAACTTGTACCTACTTAGTTAATTCATGCAACCTAAGATATCTAGAGTTAAAAGTATGATACGGTAAATCAACAAAGTTTTACCAATACCAAAACCGGCTCGGTCAGGTACTTACAAAAGGAGTTACTCTAATGCTTTGAATTTTAAGATGTGATTTTCACATCTCTTCCGTCCTTTCAGTGGAGCTTTCTCGCATACCGATCCATTGTACAGCTTAACACCACAAATTACTTGACTTGTGGTTGCTGACTGAACATTTTCGGAAGATGATCCATGGTCCACAGTTTTATCTTTGTGCTGCCAACATCTTTTGCTTCCCGTAGATGCTCTTCTCGTACAAGGCAAACCATTATTTGTTGTAGCTTCACATAAAAGATTCAGACCTGAATCCTCTTGGTTCATGCCTGTACATGTCTTCGGTTTGGACTTATCCTCTTTGACGGCTTCATCACGTTCTGTTGGGCTCAGCAGAAAGAAGAAGGCGTTGACTCTCATTCCCTTGTGATCCTCACATCGTTTTCTCCTTAAAACAGGTGGTCTTCTGCAACGTACCATATCAGGTAAAATCACTCCACATATATCATCAGTTTCTTGACATTCTCTTCTGGTAGGAACTTCACACGGTATGAGTTTTACAGGGGAAACACGTGAAAGTCTCTTCCCTTTATGCTCTGTgcatctctttcttcctttgatTGGAGTTGTAATGCAAGCAGTACCATCTTCTAGTAAGACTCCACAAACAGACGCAGAATCAGACCCATCAACTAAGTCATCATGTGAATGTCTGTCTGAAACCGGTTGAAGTTTGGACGGACTGAGTAGCAAATTACTCTCCTTCTCAGCTGCATCAgaactaatctctctctcttctgctaAATCATGCTTGTTCTCTTCGGTTTTGTTGACAGCTTTCTTCTGAGTGATAGGAAGAATCGTCTGAGACAGACCTGACTTTCTCGGGGTGTCGCCAAGTTTCTTGAGTAAGTCACGATGAACAATAGATCTACCAAAAGACCGGAGCCGATATTTAATGCTTTCAGTTTGACCAAGAGTAGCCATTAGACCATCATTTTTTCTCCCCTGGTCATGACTGATAACAGATACACCAAGCTCAGACAGACCCGGAAGGGCTTCTTGGACTCTGTATCTACCAAAAATGAGGTTTTTAAACTGAATTACTTACAAGAAAGATCATAACTTGATGACAAACATGAgacaaaggccaacaaaaatACAGAGTTGCAGAGATAAAAATGTGACCTTTGGACCTAAATCTCGAGAGATTAAGGAGTAATCCGCATAAGTCTTCCGTAGTTCTGCAGTTTCGGAAATGGGTTTACGCAGAAATATGGATCGGGCGATACccttcagagaaaaaaaaacccagaaacatCAATGAAAGTACAAACAAAGAAACGTTGGAGAAAAGAGTATAAAAATGGGATCTTTAAATCAAATTCCACGAATTTTCAAAGAGATATCATTCGAAACCCTTGTGATCTCGAAAGGGTTTCAGCGGAATTAAAGATCGAGGCAAAACCCTAAACCCGGAATCAGTAAATTTCTTGAAATCTGAGAGGGGTTTCATTAGAGAGAGTACCCACCTGCCACTTGGAAAAGACGGCGTCGTGATTAGTTCGGATGTAGTCGTCTCTCTTGAACATGGTGGAACACTAACTGCGGCGTCTCCAGGCAAAattcaatctctctttttttctccttcttgtGACCGTTAAGATGGAGAGAATTCTCAGAAATTAGAATTTACGTTTTTCTcgctttttcttttcaaatttgaatacaatcataaatattaaaattgggAAGCTGCTATCTCCAAAATTCCATATCGTGGGTGAACTATTCTGAAATCGATTCGGTTCCTGGTAATTTAATCTGTTGTTTCTGCTgttgttcttaaattttttttgatgattttgatgttggGTTTCCCATTCCATATCATGTTTCCACTGGAATATGGTAATATAAGGGTTTGTTATCACTTGTAGATCAGCGAATTTGGAAACATATCCAGGGATATTTGAGGCTAAAAATAAAGTCAGCGATTGATTACATATTATCAGATATGGACAGCCATCGAGGATTTGAGCTAATATGATGTGTTCCAGGTAAATTAATCTGATATTtgtgttgtaatttttttaattgtttctgATATTGATGTTGGGTTTCACATGTCATAACCTCAAGCAACTTAGAGATGATAATAGATTGATTGTTAATAAGATTGCCAATCATCAAATGTGCAACCAATTTCGGATATGATTGCATCTAACACTAAAGTGAAGGTTTGATTATCAGAGATGGGAGTCGCTTGAGGATTAACCTAATACGCGGTGCAGGCAATATTCACGTTTATGTTCTATAAACATGAAAAACACACCATTGAGAAAGCTAAGTACAATTCACCTTTACAGATATCTTTCATTTAAGGCAGTTGTACTCATAGTGTTATTGAATAATGGTTTACTTTGCAGGTTTGTTGAAATTGTAAGCAATAACTAATAGAAGTGTCTGATACAGTATATATCTGTATCAGTTTTAGAAGGTAATACTTTTGTAATAGAGGAAGCTATTTTAGTAGAAAAATCAAGCAACGATACTGTTAAAAATTAAGctaattgtgttttgtttattcatGTTGAAGTTCATACATGTAACAAACTATTTGCTACCAGGACTAATCGTCTTCCAGTTAAGTTTATTGAGGTTAGTATCTATATATTCATTcactaaaattatattaaaaaattgagtGTTTTCACTGCCTTAAATCATGGAAATTAAAGTGATTTGCAAACAGTTAAATAACTTGGCTCtcaaacaaaatgaaataatttgtgtttaaaCGGTCAAGATAATTGTAGTAAACTGCGTATTGAAtatgtgttttgaaaaaatttaaaaattacaataaccAAAATATTGATTCATATCAGTCGTGACTGTCGATTATGATATGCTTCATTCATGGGAGGTGAATCAGTGGCATTATGGAGAATGAGGCACCTGCATTTtgaataaaacataacaattatATGAAAACTATTAAACTTAAATGTTTCCAACCTAGAAATTAAGTACCTACTAATATAAAAAGGTGGGTCAAATTTACCTTCGGAGAGGTAGCTGACTCAGTGTATGTTTTGGAAAACCTCCTTAAAAACAACATTAGTTGTTTGCTTCTGAATCTTTCCCTCTTTGTTTAGTATTAGTATTCTCAACCCTTTTTTGGATTTAACCCTAGACAATGCCACATAAAGTTGGCCATGAGAGAACACAGGTTTAGGCAAGTAAAGTCCTACTTTCTGTAGAGACTGCCCCTGACTCTTATTGATGGTCATAGCAAATGCAACAGATAGTGGAAACTGTCTTCTACGCATCTTGAATGGAAGTTTGGTATCTGAAGGTGTTAGATTTATCATAGGGATTAAAACTATTTCACCACTTTTGTCCCTGTTATTACTCTAGCTTCGACAATGTGATTAGCAAGTTGAGTAATCTAGAGCCTAGTTCCATTACACAACCCACCTTTGGGATCAATATTCCTAAGCAACATAACCGGCGCACCAATTTTTAAACGCAAAACATGGTGTGGCAAACCTGACATCTTTATACTGTTTAAACAATCTGAAGTGATTACCGGATTGTTCAGTGAATCTGAATCTGTAGGATCTATACTATCAGCACTTAGGTAGATCCTTTCTTCCCCtagaataacaaaaacatttaacttaggcttatataaaaaaaaaacatttaaagtCTAACTTAAACGTTTACTTACCTTGCAAATGCTCTAACATATACTGGTTAATTGTGTTGACATCATCATTGGTCGGTGCTAAAATAGCTCTCTTCTGAAAAAATGtagcattattttttttgtgcattTCTGTTGGATCCCCATAAATTTCCTTACAAATTGCTGCTACTGGATTTTCTGCTTTTGTAATCAACAATTCTTCTGGAATATCAATTACTGCCTCACCGTCATTAGGCTCATTAATCCTACCATCACCAACAGCCAATAACCAATCTGAAAATTCTTGGATATCTTTAACCTCATCCACACTTAAGTTGTCTGATAGTAGTCGCATGTTTTTAGTCAAGTTTAGGACTTTGCAGTGATCCCAAAGGTAGGAAGCATTAAGTGATGACAAAACAATTTCTGCCCTCCCTCCTCCATTTATCACTGGTAGAACTtgtctgaaatcacctccaaaAACAACCACCTTTCCACCAAATACCTTGTTCTCTTTGTTCTTGATAATATCAGAAAAGCTTTTGTCTAAAGATTCAAAACAGAACTTACTCATCATTGGCGCTTCATCCAAGATAATAAGCGATGCTTCTTTTATCAAATTAGCTAGATCTGATTTAGGCTTGATCTTGCAAACTGAAAATTCATCCGGATTCAAAGGGATTGCAAACCTTGAATGAGCAGTCCTACCACCTTCTAACAACAAAGATGCGATGCCACTGGAGGCAACATTAAGGACAATCTGTCCTCTTGATCTAATAGCAGCTGCTAGTATTTTCCAAACAAATGTTTTCCCTGTTCCTCCaaagccataaacaaaaaaacaccacCTAAATCATTGAATACAGCACCAGTGATCTCATCGTATATACTTCTCTGCTCAGTCGTTAGCATCTTTATCCATTTAGCATGCTTTTCTTCCAAAAATTCACGGTTATATCTCAACTCATCAACAATTAACCGGTTGGAATTATCAATATATTCGCGTGATGGTTGAGGAAAATGTGCAATGTCTTTTAGAGTCCCACcattaaacaacaaaatcatttctattTCTTGAAGAGTGTAGTTTCTAATCTGAGCTTCTGTTAGAGTCAGTTCTGTATAATTGAATAAAACAGATTGTCCGTGTTAGTAGATAAACAAAATAGTAATCGACATTGATCAAGTATTGTGTTAAATTGGGAGATTATTACCTGGATTGTTGAACTGTTGTGTCTTTTTTGTCTCTATATCCTCGGACAAAAGGTGCCATGTTTGTAACCATACATGTTCAGGTCTAGCAAGAGAATCCGATAAAAGCAGCATAGCAAAAAAATTCCTCAAGTAATCCCCAAAACTATACTGAGCAGCTTCTATCAGACCGTCAATAAAAACCTGATCATCGTCTAGAATTCCACGCGCAAAACATGCTTCTTTATAAGATTTGTAAACAACACCATTATATGTTTTGATATCATCAAAAGTCATTGGACCTCTGACAATGTTAAGAAGCACCCTAAGATAGTATTCATCTTCCATTTTTCTAGGAACGTAGTTAATACGACCCAAAGAAAAACCTCTTGATCTCTTTTTTAAACTGCTTATTTTTTCCATCCCAAGTAAAATATGCTGGGATTTGAGCATATAGAAGTTCTCGAGCTCATTTCCCATTCTTTCCAACGACATTAATCATATTCAAAGTCAACCAAGCCATGAACTGTGAATCTTGATTAAGTATACGTTCTAAAACATTTGAAATATGAGCCTTCCCATCAAAATAAGCAGGTTGCTTCCCTTCGACATGAAAAGAGAGTCTTTGAACTGCTGTAGATCTATGTTGAAGTGGAAACTTGAAAATCCTCCAAATTGCCTCTGACGCAGATACATACCTAAAGAGATAGAATTAGCATGAAGGCAAGTTAGAATGTGATAATCTATAAAATAGGCGGGTTGATCTTTAAGTTTATTAAAAGTACCTGCAGTTAAaccaatcttttattttattcttctttttctcctcgGTATTTGGTGCTTCGCCGGAAGTTACAGTTTCATTAGTTTTAGACTGATCCACAGGCTCAACAATCACCGTAACACGATATGGGCCTTTGTTTATATacttaaataagtatttaataGAACCATTCTGATTACACCATTCCACATTGATATGAGCTTGATAACGAAGAGAGAGCTTCTTATTATAAGGCATAACATACCTATTGTCACATTTAATACCACCCTTCTCAATGTAGTCTTCTGAGATCCTTCTTCAATAGAAAGGATAACCATCACCACCAACCTTTGTAAtatcttgatgtttttttgggtatttcTTTGAACATGATCCATCCACCATACACGGAGAATTCCTGTTTGCTGAACCACATGGACCATGAATCATAGAATTTTTAACTACTTCATAGAGCTTTggctctttctctttatctggAATTTCTGCAGAAATGATCTTATCAATGTCGTCGGCCGTTGGTAGTTTACTTTGAGGAGCCATGAATAAGAGAATGTGAGCATGTGGTAATCCTCTTTTCTGGTATTCAACAGTATACATAGCTGAAATAGTACAAAATAAATGCAAATGAGGAtatgcaaaaccaaaaaaacagcaATAAAACATCAAGTACCgggtaaaaaaaacttacacgCAACTGTCTTTCCTAGCATGTTTCTTTGTGTCAAATCTTTCATTAAAGAATCCAacttgattttgaaaatccttGCAACAATATTCGTTCTATCATCAGCAGTTAGACCCTCTTGCTTGGCAATATCTTGTTATCTCTGGCCACTTAGGATTACAAGTAAAGGTGATGAATAGGTCAGGAAATCCGTAATGTTTACAGATTGCCATTGCGTCGTAGTAGCTTTGCACCATATACCTAGGTCCACCGGTGAAAAAAGAAggtattaaaatttgattaccTTCTTCACCCGTAGTTGTTGTCCCAGCTGCGACAGCCTCTTTAATGGAGCTGTAGTTCTCGCATCATCTTAGTTTCGACTGATTAAACTTGATGTAAGATAGTTTGTTAGATTCAATAGTTGTATAAGCATCACAAAGAAACTGCTGGAACAACCTTTTAGAATGCAACAAAGTATGAGACTCGTTTTCCCTCTCCTGAATCCTGAATGCAAACCACTATCTCATGCTTATAcatttcttcttgttgttgttggctttCTGATAACATTTCTCAATACCAGGCCTGAAACCATCCTCACCATAGCATAGAATGAGAGGATATTGTAGGGCCAAATAGGAGATATGAATTTGGCTTATCCTCTGTAAGTGACCAGTACTCTTCTCTTGAATAACTATATCACGgtcatgcattttttttttaaaatccccAGGGATTAAAGCAGCTACCTCTGCTGTTGTAGGCATATTGTATATCCTCCCATCAACACCTTTCCGATCAGAGACAATACCCATGTGAAATGGCTCATTATTAGTAGAATCAAACCTCTCTCTAGCCGACCTGAAATTTTTGATATACGAGTTTACAGAATTGAGCATTTTGATAAGGGCTCCAATGATATctttat
It encodes the following:
- the LOC104727739 gene encoding ATP-dependent DNA helicase PIF1-like, which translates into the protein MEDEYYLRVLLNIVRGPMTFDDIKTYNGVVYKSYKEACFARGILDDDQVFIDGLIEAAQYSFGDYLRNFFAMLLLSDSLARPEHVWLQTWHLLSEDIETKKTQQFNNPELTLTEAQIRNYTLQEIEMILLFNGGTLKDIAHFPQPSREYIDNSNRLIVDELRYNREFLEEKHAKWIKMLTTEQRRKTFVWKILAAAIRSRGQIVLNVASSGIASLLLEGGRTAHSRFAIPLNPDEFSVCKIKPKSDLANLIKEASLIILDEAPMMSKFCFESLDKSFSDIIKNKENKVFGGKVVVFGGDFRQVLPVINGGGRAEIVLSSLNASYLWDHCKVLNLTKNMRLLSDNLSVDEVKDIQEFSDWLLAVGDGRINEPNDGEAVIDIPEELLITKAENPVAAICKEIYGDPTEMHKKNNATFFQKRAILAPTNDDVNTINQYMLEHLQGEERIYLSADSIDPTDSDSLNNPVITSDCLNSIKMSGLPHHVLRLKIGAPVMLLRNIDPKDTKLPFKMRRRQFPLSVAFAMTINKSQGQSLQKVGLYLPKPVFSHGQLYVALSRVKSKKGLRILILNKEGKIQKQTTNVVFKEVPHSP
- the LOC104727738 gene encoding LOW QUALITY PROTEIN: protein EFFECTOR OF TRANSCRIPTION 1-like (The sequence of the model RefSeq protein was modified relative to this genomic sequence to represent the inferred CDS: deleted 1 base in 1 codon) — encoded protein: LPGDAAVSVPPCSRETTTSELITTPSFPSGRVSPDPYFCVNPFPKLQNTEDLCGLLLNLSRFRSKVIQFKNLIFGRYRVQEALPGLSELGVSVISHDQGRKNDGLMATLGQTESIKYRLRSFGRSIVHRDLLKKLGDTPRKSGLSQTILPITQKKAVNKTEENKHDLAEEREISSDAAEKESNLLLSPSKLQPVSDRHSHDDLVDGSDSASVCGVLLEDGTACITTPIKGRKRCTEHKGKRLSRVSPVKLIPCEVPTRRECQETDDICGVILPDMVRCRRPPVLRRKRCEDHKGMRVNAFFFLLSPTERDEAVKEDKSKPKTCTGMNQEDSGLNLLCEATTNNGLPCTRRASTGSKRCWQHKDKTVDHGSSSENVQSATTSQVICGVKLYNGSVCEKAPLKGRKRCENHILKFKALE